Proteins from a single region of Terriglobales bacterium:
- a CDS encoding PilZ domain-containing protein, with protein sequence MRCALPEQRRCSRVHLPIRAIALFPDLGRDPHTALMRDMNMLGAFFYCMKKPGIGNKVKLNFSLPEQGEKTTIICEGVVVRVEESAEGAAIGVAIQFTRYQLAKPPKPQQPRSFVRERLSFIGYAVEMVERMFERTAGLRERMMDIENAA encoded by the coding sequence ATGCGCTGTGCCCTCCCAGAGCAACGTAGATGTTCGAGAGTCCACCTTCCTATTCGAGCGATCGCATTGTTTCCCGATTTGGGACGCGATCCTCATACCGCCCTGATGCGCGACATGAACATGCTCGGCGCATTTTTCTACTGCATGAAGAAACCGGGCATCGGCAACAAAGTAAAGCTGAATTTTTCTCTTCCTGAGCAGGGAGAAAAAACAACGATCATCTGCGAAGGAGTTGTCGTGCGCGTGGAGGAGAGCGCCGAAGGAGCAGCGATCGGAGTTGCGATTCAGTTCACGCGCTATCAGTTGGCGAAGCCTCCCAAACCCCAACAACCTCGTAGCTTTGTGCGCGAGCGTCTGTCATTCATTGGATACGCGGTGGAAATGGTTGAGCGCATGTTCGAGCGCACCGCCGGACTGCGCGAGCGCATGATGGACATCGAGAACGCCGCGTAG
- a CDS encoding class I SAM-dependent methyltransferase, with protein sequence MLLVALIALVVVSAPRARSQEPVPTPPATVKADSAQRPTSTPYTGDLSIFDTPDRDKKLQVERVMDILNIHEGSTVADIGAGSGWFTVRAAKRVGDPGTVYAVDINPEAIKYINDRTQKNGIHNVRTIVSTPDDPKLPANSVDSVLILKTYHEVADPVRLLENLRKSLRTGARVGIIDRNGNGEDHGVDKKVVEQEAGRAGYRLAGDYDFVKPDREDYFLVLEVK encoded by the coding sequence TTGCTGTTAGTCGCCCTGATCGCACTCGTCGTAGTCTCAGCTCCACGAGCCCGGTCGCAGGAACCCGTTCCAACTCCGCCTGCGACGGTAAAGGCTGATTCCGCTCAGCGCCCAACGAGCACTCCATATACAGGCGATCTTTCCATTTTCGATACTCCGGATCGCGACAAGAAGCTTCAGGTCGAACGCGTGATGGACATCTTGAACATCCATGAAGGTTCAACCGTCGCCGACATCGGAGCCGGCTCAGGATGGTTCACGGTTCGCGCGGCCAAGCGAGTTGGCGATCCCGGCACGGTGTACGCGGTAGACATCAATCCGGAAGCAATCAAATACATCAACGATCGAACCCAGAAGAACGGCATCCACAACGTGCGCACGATCGTCAGCACACCTGATGATCCAAAGCTGCCGGCCAATTCCGTCGATTCGGTTTTGATCCTCAAGACCTACCACGAGGTCGCCGACCCGGTTCGCCTTCTCGAAAACCTGCGCAAGTCGCTACGCACGGGAGCGCGGGTGGGGATCATCGATCGCAATGGGAACGGCGAAGATCATGGCGTCGATAAGAAAGTTGTGGAGCAGGAGGCTGGGCGAGCTGGCTATCGGCTCGCAGGCGATTACGATTTCGTGAAACCAGACCGGGAGGACTATTTCCTGGTACTCGAAGTGAAATAG
- a CDS encoding DUF2306 domain-containing protein — MSTTATLAPHPKPALKRLMWIGMLVLCVIAAAVVIRRITALVSPPTNVPAQLAGLDQVFANKEAITLTHIIPGLAFVILVPFQLSRSWRNRHLRAHRWMGRIVMILGIIIGVSGLGMSVRPIGGAVEASATIFFDFFFLFALAKAYLHIRRREIDLHREWVIRAMAIALGIATVRPVMGVFFATSRITGLTPHEFFGIAFWIGFSLTYVAGELWIRYTRWRARSELPSAQSRIPLYAMNCRSRAIRRKEAPTDSDEPFC; from the coding sequence ATGTCTACGACTGCCACTCTCGCTCCTCATCCGAAGCCCGCGCTGAAGCGATTGATGTGGATTGGCATGCTCGTGCTCTGCGTGATCGCGGCTGCTGTCGTCATTCGTCGAATCACTGCTCTTGTGTCTCCGCCGACAAATGTTCCAGCGCAGCTGGCCGGGCTGGATCAGGTATTTGCCAACAAAGAAGCAATTACCCTCACTCACATCATTCCCGGATTGGCATTTGTAATTCTCGTTCCTTTTCAACTCTCGCGCTCATGGCGTAACCGTCACCTGCGCGCGCATCGCTGGATGGGACGTATCGTCATGATTCTCGGCATAATCATCGGTGTATCGGGCCTGGGAATGAGCGTGCGGCCGATCGGAGGCGCCGTTGAAGCTTCCGCGACCATCTTCTTCGATTTCTTTTTTCTGTTCGCTCTCGCGAAGGCTTACCTGCACATTCGTCGGCGGGAGATCGACCTGCATCGCGAATGGGTGATCCGCGCCATGGCGATCGCGCTGGGCATTGCGACCGTGCGTCCCGTTATGGGAGTTTTCTTTGCCACCAGCAGGATTACCGGCCTCACGCCTCACGAGTTCTTTGGCATCGCATTCTGGATTGGCTTCAGCCTCACCTACGTCGCAGGCGAGCTCTGGATTCGATATACGCGCTGGCGCGCGCGGAGTGAATTACCATCAGCACAATCAAGGATTCCTCTATACGCAATGAACTGTCGTTCGCGCGCGATTCGCCGCAAAGAGGCGCCAACAGATTCCGATGAACCGTTTTGCTGA
- a CDS encoding ethanolamine ammonia-lyase subunit EutB, with protein MNRFADLREIFAKANEVKSGDQLAGIAAGNEQERVAAKCALADITLQEILDRPLLEDDVTRLIYDGFDEQAFAPVRSMTVGQFREYVLSDTTGESELKQLPSGIIPEMAAAVAKIMSNKDLVLAAAKIRNVSRCRNTLGERGVLAIRTQPNHPADDIGGILLAAFEGLLYGCGDAVIGVNPATDSVETVSAILHALQRLVAAYEIPTQTCCLAHITTQLAAMERGAPVDLLFQSIAGTQDANRSFGITLSMLKDGRARALEHHRARREVQWLGENVMYFETGQGSALSAEAHHGIDQLTLEARAYGVARAFSPMLVNSVVGFIGPEYLFDERQIIRAGLEDHFMGKLLGLPMGCDVCYTNHAEADQNSADNLLMLLTAAGCNYFMGVPCSDDVMLNYQSTSYHDALAMRRLFHLKPAPEFLGWLESRGIYRDNEPAALDGSSHRELMSKAVAELV; from the coding sequence ATGAACCGTTTTGCTGATTTGCGTGAGATCTTCGCCAAGGCGAATGAGGTCAAGTCTGGGGACCAGCTTGCCGGCATCGCGGCGGGCAATGAGCAGGAGCGGGTTGCGGCGAAGTGTGCGCTTGCCGATATCACCCTGCAGGAGATTCTTGATCGGCCGCTGCTTGAAGACGATGTCACTCGCCTCATCTACGATGGCTTCGACGAGCAGGCGTTCGCTCCTGTTCGCAGCATGACCGTTGGACAATTTCGGGAATACGTCCTGAGCGACACGACCGGCGAGAGTGAACTGAAGCAGCTTCCATCAGGCATCATTCCCGAAATGGCAGCCGCTGTCGCCAAGATCATGAGCAACAAGGACCTGGTGCTCGCGGCGGCGAAGATTCGCAATGTCAGTCGCTGCCGGAATACCCTCGGCGAACGCGGAGTGCTGGCGATCCGCACCCAGCCCAATCATCCCGCGGATGACATCGGCGGCATTCTGCTCGCTGCCTTCGAAGGACTGCTGTACGGTTGCGGGGATGCCGTGATAGGAGTGAATCCGGCGACGGATTCCGTTGAGACTGTCTCGGCGATTCTGCACGCCTTGCAGCGGCTGGTTGCCGCCTACGAGATTCCAACGCAGACGTGTTGTCTGGCACACATCACTACGCAACTCGCAGCAATGGAGCGCGGCGCGCCAGTTGATCTGCTGTTTCAGTCGATAGCCGGAACGCAGGATGCGAATCGCAGCTTTGGCATCACCCTATCCATGCTGAAAGACGGTCGCGCTCGCGCGTTGGAACATCATCGAGCGCGCCGCGAGGTGCAGTGGCTTGGCGAAAACGTGATGTACTTCGAGACGGGGCAGGGAAGCGCATTGTCAGCCGAAGCGCATCACGGGATCGATCAGCTCACGCTGGAAGCTCGCGCTTACGGAGTCGCGCGGGCTTTTTCGCCGATGCTGGTGAACAGCGTTGTGGGATTTATCGGTCCGGAATATCTTTTCGACGAGCGACAGATTATCCGCGCTGGTCTCGAAGATCATTTCATGGGCAAGCTGTTGGGCCTGCCAATGGGATGCGACGTCTGTTACACCAACCATGCCGAGGCCGACCAGAACTCAGCCGACAATCTGCTGATGTTGCTTACGGCTGCCGGATGTAACTACTTCATGGGAGTACCTTGTTCGGATGACGTGATGTTGAACTATCAGTCCACGAGCTACCACGACGCGCTGGCGATGCGGCGACTCTTTCATCTAAAGCCTGCGCCGGAGTTTCTCGGATGGCTGGAAAGTCGCGGAATTTATCGTGACAACGAACCTGCAGCACTCGATGGATCGTCGCATCGCGAGTTGATGAGCAAGGCCGTTGCTGAACTGGTGTAG
- the eutC gene encoding ethanolamine ammonia-lyase subunit EutC, with the protein MADSLPAILDKVRTRTPARLLAGRSGGSYRTSMQLELRAAHAAARDAMRTDFDLKEHVGTELIEQYGIFEVTSEASSKDEYLLRPDLGRRFSEQTRGKIAEACPQSPDVQICIGDGLSTTAVAVQVPALLPLLVDGAVARKWNMGHTFAIRFCRVGILNEIGDLLRPGVVILLIGERPGLATAESLSAYMAYRPRAGQTDAGRNLISNIHSRGVCVEDAAVRILNLAERMMRLELSGVQLREELPGTRSANQLSQIGDR; encoded by the coding sequence ATGGCGGATTCTCTTCCTGCGATCCTCGACAAAGTTCGAACGCGGACTCCCGCGCGCCTGCTCGCAGGGCGCAGCGGCGGATCGTATCGCACCTCAATGCAGCTGGAGCTGCGCGCTGCGCATGCTGCCGCTCGCGATGCCATGCGTACGGATTTCGATCTCAAAGAGCATGTAGGGACTGAACTAATCGAGCAATACGGGATTTTCGAAGTAACGAGCGAGGCAAGCTCGAAAGATGAATACCTGCTTCGTCCTGATTTGGGAAGACGATTTTCTGAGCAAACGCGAGGGAAGATCGCAGAAGCTTGTCCGCAGTCCCCCGACGTGCAGATCTGCATTGGCGACGGGCTTTCGACGACTGCGGTCGCGGTCCAAGTTCCCGCGCTTCTGCCGCTACTGGTCGATGGTGCTGTAGCTCGGAAATGGAATATGGGCCACACGTTTGCGATCCGATTCTGCCGCGTCGGCATTCTCAATGAGATTGGCGATCTGCTGCGCCCAGGGGTTGTCATCCTGCTGATCGGTGAGCGTCCCGGATTAGCGACAGCCGAGAGTCTTTCCGCCTATATGGCATATCGCCCTCGCGCGGGGCAGACGGATGCCGGTCGCAATCTGATTTCAAATATTCACTCACGTGGCGTATGCGTGGAAGACGCGGCAGTCCGCATTCTTAATTTGGCTGAGCGCATGATGCGGTTGGAATTGAGCGGAGTTCAGTTGCGCGAGGAATTGCCGGGGACTCGAAGTGCAAACCAGTTGTCCCAAATAGGAGACAGGTGA
- a CDS encoding HD domain-containing phosphohydrolase, with protein MQTDRLKAGAFITFVALLGASVFAYGMLTWHSQDLLRLAVYLIIAAVASGLKVSLPGVNGTMSVNFLFVLLGIVELNLPETLLIGLTGIITQSLWKSRKITPVHLVFNLGGNAAAIGASYFAYTYVNNRWFSHTSAQGLSLSLVAAASTYFLANTVPIAGVIALTEHKSVQKIWKECYFWCFPYYLFGAALTGLAHLINQHAGWETSLLAFPAVYWIYRSYRLYLERLEHEKNHVEEMASLHLRTIEALALAIEAKDHTTHEHLKRVRVYAVEVAKQMKVSEEELEALRAASLLHDIGKLAVPEHIISKPGKLTPEEFEKMKIHPIVGAEILERVQFPYPVVPIVRYHHEKWDGSGYPYGLRGEEIPIGARILAAVDCLDALASDRQYRRALPLEDAMRHVEREAGASFDPAVVAVLKKYYQELERKAQDQDHPLVKLSTNVRVEKGAPAAGLEQNEADADEQAVVAKAHQVEFLSSIASARQEAQMLFELSQTIGNSLSLDETLSVLSVRLKRLIPYDSIAIYCKKDDRLVPEFVTGDNFRLFSSLQIPMGQGLSGWVAQNRKAIVNGNPSVEPGYLADDTKFSTLRSALAVPLEGLQGVLGVLALYHADKDAFTNDHLRILLAIASKLGLSIENALKYRLAETSATTDYLTGLPNARSLFLHLDREMSRCRRHEEALTVLVCDLDGFKQVNDRFGHLEGNRLLRAFAQKLKESCREYDYVARMGGDEFVVVAPGLTPEDSLEKTYYFNQLAIDAGKQVTGEEIVSLSVGAAFYPKDGRDAEQLLAEADRRMYVVKQQHHAGIDISQQVPRAAKVN; from the coding sequence ATGCAAACAGACCGACTTAAGGCTGGTGCATTCATCACATTTGTAGCACTCCTGGGCGCCTCAGTCTTCGCCTACGGAATGCTTACCTGGCACTCCCAGGACCTGTTGCGGTTGGCGGTATATCTCATCATCGCCGCTGTAGCCTCGGGCCTCAAAGTGAGCCTGCCGGGCGTGAACGGCACGATGTCAGTGAACTTCCTCTTCGTGCTGCTAGGCATCGTCGAACTTAATCTTCCAGAGACGTTGTTGATCGGCCTCACAGGGATCATCACTCAGAGCCTCTGGAAATCGCGCAAAATCACTCCCGTTCACCTGGTTTTCAACTTAGGCGGAAACGCGGCTGCCATCGGCGCGTCATACTTCGCGTATACCTACGTAAATAACCGTTGGTTTTCGCACACATCTGCGCAGGGACTGTCGCTCTCGCTCGTTGCCGCGGCATCGACTTACTTCCTGGCCAATACGGTTCCGATAGCTGGCGTCATCGCGCTCACCGAACACAAGTCTGTACAGAAGATCTGGAAAGAATGCTACTTCTGGTGCTTCCCGTACTATCTGTTCGGCGCCGCGCTCACCGGGCTGGCGCACCTGATCAACCAGCATGCGGGCTGGGAAACATCGCTGCTCGCCTTCCCGGCCGTTTACTGGATCTACCGTTCCTATCGCCTCTACCTCGAACGGCTCGAGCACGAGAAGAACCACGTCGAGGAGATGGCATCACTCCACCTCCGAACCATTGAAGCTCTGGCACTCGCCATTGAAGCTAAGGACCACACCACGCACGAGCATCTGAAGCGTGTTCGCGTCTACGCGGTTGAAGTCGCCAAGCAGATGAAAGTTTCAGAAGAGGAACTCGAGGCTCTGCGAGCAGCGTCGTTGCTGCACGATATCGGAAAGCTCGCAGTTCCTGAGCACATCATCTCGAAGCCGGGCAAGCTCACCCCGGAAGAGTTCGAGAAGATGAAGATCCACCCGATCGTTGGCGCCGAAATTCTCGAACGCGTACAGTTTCCGTATCCAGTCGTGCCGATCGTGCGCTATCACCACGAGAAGTGGGATGGCAGTGGATACCCATACGGTCTCCGCGGCGAAGAGATTCCCATCGGCGCGCGCATTCTCGCTGCTGTCGATTGCCTCGACGCGTTAGCTTCTGACCGTCAATATCGCCGTGCGCTTCCGCTCGAAGACGCTATGCGTCACGTCGAGCGCGAAGCAGGTGCAAGTTTCGATCCTGCTGTAGTAGCGGTTCTCAAAAAGTATTACCAGGAACTCGAGCGAAAAGCCCAGGATCAAGATCATCCGCTGGTAAAGCTCTCGACCAATGTGCGTGTAGAAAAAGGCGCTCCCGCCGCCGGACTCGAGCAAAACGAGGCCGATGCAGACGAGCAGGCGGTGGTCGCGAAAGCTCATCAAGTCGAGTTCTTGTCGTCAATCGCGAGCGCTCGCCAGGAAGCGCAGATGCTCTTCGAGCTTAGCCAGACCATCGGCAACTCGCTCTCGCTCGACGAAACGCTTTCCGTGCTTTCTGTGCGCTTGAAGCGCCTGATTCCGTACGACTCGATCGCCATCTATTGCAAGAAGGACGATCGTCTCGTACCCGAATTCGTCACCGGCGACAACTTCCGCCTGTTCTCATCGCTGCAAATTCCGATGGGACAAGGCCTCTCCGGATGGGTTGCGCAGAACCGCAAGGCTATCGTGAATGGCAATCCATCAGTCGAGCCGGGATACCTCGCCGACGACACCAAGTTCAGCACTCTGCGTTCGGCGCTAGCTGTCCCGCTCGAAGGCTTGCAAGGCGTGCTCGGCGTACTTGCTCTCTATCACGCCGATAAAGACGCGTTCACCAATGACCACCTGCGAATTCTGCTGGCGATCGCTTCCAAATTGGGACTTTCGATTGAGAACGCCCTGAAGTATCGCCTGGCCGAAACGTCCGCCACAACCGACTACCTCACCGGACTGCCGAATGCGCGCTCGCTCTTCCTGCACTTGGATCGCGAGATGTCGCGCTGCCGCCGTCATGAAGAGGCGTTAACAGTTCTCGTCTGCGATCTCGATGGCTTCAAACAGGTGAACGACCGCTTCGGACACCTCGAAGGCAATCGTCTACTGCGCGCATTTGCGCAAAAGCTTAAAGAATCCTGCCGCGAGTACGACTATGTTGCCCGCATGGGCGGCGACGAGTTCGTCGTGGTTGCGCCCGGACTCACTCCAGAAGACAGTCTGGAGAAAACCTATTACTTCAACCAACTCGCGATCGATGCGGGAAAGCAAGTCACCGGAGAAGAGATCGTTTCGCTGAGCGTGGGCGCTGCGTTCTATCCAAAAGACGGACGCGACGCCGAGCAACTGCTCGCCGAAGCCGATCGCCGCATGTATGTGGTGAAGCAACAGCACCACGCCGGAATCGACATTTCCCAACAAGTTCCTCGAGCCGCAAAGGTGAACTGA
- a CDS encoding sigma 54-interacting transcriptional regulator, translating into MSNEPVILDLPGGQAVFRSESMKRLMLMVERVARHNAAVLIIGETGTGKELIARALHFHSLRGDQPWIDVNCGALPEHLVESELFGYEKGAFSGADSGKPGFFELANKGTLFLDEVGELEPKLQVKLLRVLDGVPYYRLGGTKKVGVDVRLIAATNRELDQAVREGKFRGDLYHRLSQFQLRVPPLRERKEDIVPLAEHFLKQNYTDARLSPAAAAMLEAYRWPGNVRELRNLMMRAGALCANGIVEPSDLPAEVEHGEAQMSVAAVASVPQKIGSMPQRVTSSTGSSGGGLRDIKRQRILEALARHKGHQGLASEELGISRRTLSRQLKQMREQAQEQNPELGVLSQRQQNYFRSTLEGSVKIKTEEGKEFTASCANVSLGGMAIYGLPLEAQNAITLNLTFKIPSVQEPIQAEAEIAWCSRDGHAGIKFVKMDESSGSELKRWILQKQVEEGWTALK; encoded by the coding sequence GTGAGTAACGAACCCGTCATTCTCGATTTGCCCGGCGGTCAAGCTGTGTTCCGCAGCGAATCGATGAAGCGGCTCATGCTGATGGTTGAGCGCGTAGCGCGTCATAACGCCGCCGTTCTGATCATCGGCGAGACGGGTACAGGCAAAGAACTGATTGCGCGCGCGTTGCATTTCCATTCGCTACGCGGAGATCAGCCGTGGATCGACGTTAATTGCGGAGCCCTTCCTGAGCATCTCGTTGAAAGCGAACTGTTCGGATACGAGAAAGGCGCATTTAGCGGAGCGGACTCAGGAAAGCCGGGATTTTTCGAGCTCGCGAACAAAGGCACGCTGTTTCTGGATGAGGTTGGCGAGCTTGAGCCGAAGCTGCAGGTCAAGCTGCTTCGCGTGCTGGATGGAGTTCCTTACTACCGCCTGGGGGGAACGAAGAAAGTTGGGGTCGATGTCCGGTTGATTGCTGCGACGAACCGCGAGCTTGATCAGGCGGTCCGCGAAGGCAAGTTCCGAGGCGATCTTTATCACCGCTTGTCGCAATTTCAGCTGCGCGTTCCTCCTCTCCGAGAGCGGAAAGAAGACATCGTTCCCCTTGCCGAACATTTCCTGAAACAAAACTACACCGATGCTCGGCTATCTCCAGCAGCGGCAGCCATGCTTGAGGCTTATCGCTGGCCCGGAAACGTGCGCGAACTCCGCAATCTGATGATGCGAGCCGGCGCTCTCTGTGCAAATGGCATAGTTGAACCGTCGGACTTGCCTGCTGAAGTGGAGCACGGCGAGGCGCAGATGAGTGTTGCCGCAGTCGCCAGTGTTCCGCAAAAGATTGGCTCCATGCCGCAGCGCGTTACTTCCTCAACCGGCAGCAGCGGAGGTGGGCTGCGCGATATCAAACGCCAGCGGATACTCGAAGCCTTGGCACGGCACAAAGGACATCAAGGTTTGGCCTCAGAAGAGCTGGGGATCTCTCGCCGCACTCTAAGCCGGCAACTGAAGCAAATGCGCGAGCAGGCGCAGGAGCAGAATCCCGAACTCGGAGTGCTCAGCCAGCGCCAGCAGAATTATTTCCGCAGCACGCTGGAAGGATCAGTAAAGATCAAGACTGAAGAAGGTAAGGAGTTCACAGCCTCGTGCGCGAACGTGAGCCTGGGGGGTATGGCGATCTATGGCTTGCCGCTCGAAGCGCAGAACGCGATCACGCTGAATCTCACCTTTAAAATCCCCAGCGTGCAGGAACCGATCCAGGCTGAAGCCGAGATTGCGTGGTGCTCGCGTGATGGTCACGCCGGGATTAAGTTCGTGAAGATGGATGAATCGTCTGGTAGCGAGCTCAAACGGTGGATTCTGCAGAAGCAGGTCGAAGAGGGCTGGACTGCCCTAAAGTAA
- a CDS encoding sigma-54 dependent transcriptional regulator, with the protein MSAIPKSENVGGISTIVHSRAMVRLLETAQRIAKSNVSVLITGETGSGKEVIARAIHQYSLRCNQPWVDVNCAALPEHLVESELFGYEKGAFSGAESQKPGFFELAHKGTLFLDEVGELESRTQVKLLRVLDGAPYYRVGGLKKVSVDVRIIAATNRDLETRVSQGEFRSDLFHRLNQIHLRVPPLRERKEDIVPLANHFLHGMYPHLNFSEEAKQTLENYHWSGNVRELRNVVMTAAVFATSEIVSVHELPAHVQQSRPRLQIAGSSAPLEKMEKDLIFEALRGSSGHQQKAARVLGISRRTLSRKLRSYSLRKA; encoded by the coding sequence TTGTCTGCCATTCCCAAATCGGAAAACGTCGGCGGTATTTCGACCATCGTGCACAGCCGCGCGATGGTTCGCCTGCTCGAAACGGCGCAGCGGATCGCAAAATCCAATGTCTCAGTGTTGATCACGGGAGAGACCGGAAGTGGGAAGGAAGTAATTGCCCGCGCGATTCATCAGTATTCCCTGCGCTGCAATCAGCCTTGGGTGGATGTAAATTGTGCCGCGCTGCCGGAGCATCTCGTCGAAAGTGAATTGTTCGGATACGAAAAAGGAGCATTCAGCGGAGCCGAATCGCAGAAGCCCGGATTCTTCGAGTTGGCGCATAAGGGCACTCTATTTCTCGATGAAGTCGGCGAGCTGGAGTCACGTACCCAGGTGAAGCTGTTGCGTGTGTTGGATGGCGCTCCGTATTACCGCGTGGGCGGATTGAAGAAAGTATCAGTGGACGTGCGCATCATTGCCGCGACCAATCGCGATCTGGAAACGAGAGTCTCGCAAGGCGAGTTTCGCAGCGATTTGTTCCATCGACTCAATCAAATCCATTTGCGCGTGCCACCGCTGCGCGAGAGAAAAGAAGATATTGTGCCGCTGGCGAATCACTTCCTACATGGGATGTATCCGCACCTCAACTTTTCCGAAGAAGCCAAGCAGACGCTGGAGAACTATCACTGGAGCGGGAATGTCCGCGAGCTTCGCAATGTGGTCATGACGGCAGCTGTGTTTGCGACCAGCGAGATCGTCAGCGTTCACGAGCTGCCCGCTCACGTTCAACAGTCGCGCCCGCGGCTACAGATCGCCGGCAGTTCGGCACCGCTAGAAAAGATGGAAAAAGATCTAATCTTCGAAGCACTCCGTGGCTCCTCCGGGCATCAGCAAAAGGCCGCAAGAGTGCTGGGCATCTCGCGCCGCACTCTTAGCCGCAAGCTGCGGTCATACTCTTTGCGGAAGGCCTGA
- a CDS encoding ABC transporter permease, translating to MRTLRIIGRHLLIILITALVGGLLGATLVRLAPGFGIQESDLNAQLSTEARRALHQDDAGERNVISYYGHYLGSLIHGDLGYSRSMERPVSELFRDRLPETVESVAIGVAGGWLLGLALAIPASWKRAPVYSAGATLISGVVLCIPSAVLALIFLVVGSPGKLAIALVVFPKVFRFSRNLLVKTYTMPHVLTARARGLSSARIFGWHVLPNIAAPMLALAGVTVSIAFAAAIPVEVVCDSPGLGQLAWKAALSRDVPLLVNLTLVIAIVTVAANSFSELLSPAATRDVI from the coding sequence ATGAGAACCCTTCGCATCATCGGTCGTCATCTGCTGATTATCCTGATCACCGCGCTGGTGGGTGGTCTGCTTGGTGCGACGTTGGTGCGCCTGGCCCCTGGGTTTGGCATTCAGGAAAGCGATCTCAACGCTCAGCTGAGCACGGAAGCGCGAAGGGCCCTGCACCAGGATGATGCGGGCGAGCGCAACGTCATTTCCTATTACGGGCATTACCTTGGCAGTCTCATCCACGGGGATCTCGGATATTCACGCTCCATGGAACGTCCCGTTTCGGAACTGTTTCGAGATCGTTTGCCGGAGACGGTTGAATCCGTAGCGATTGGAGTTGCCGGAGGATGGCTGCTCGGGCTGGCGCTGGCGATTCCGGCAAGCTGGAAGCGAGCGCCTGTTTACAGTGCCGGCGCAACGCTGATCAGCGGAGTTGTTCTCTGCATTCCGTCGGCGGTCTTGGCGTTGATCTTTCTTGTTGTCGGCTCGCCTGGTAAGCTCGCTATCGCTCTTGTCGTTTTTCCAAAAGTATTCCGTTTCTCGCGCAATCTGCTGGTAAAGACCTACACGATGCCGCACGTGCTCACGGCACGAGCGCGTGGGCTGAGCTCGGCTCGCATCTTCGGCTGGCACGTTCTTCCCAATATCGCTGCACCGATGCTCGCGCTGGCGGGCGTGACAGTGAGCATCGCGTTTGCCGCTGCTATTCCAGTAGAGGTTGTTTGTGATTCTCCCGGATTGGGACAGCTCGCCTGGAAGGCGGCCCTGTCGCGAGATGTGCCTCTGCTGGTCAATCTCACGCTCGTAATTGCCATAGTTACGGTTGCGGCGAATTCGTTCTCTGAGCTGCTTTCTCCTGCAGCGACGAGGGATGTCATATGA
- a CDS encoding ABC transporter permease, with the protein MSRTRWIATSVLIAVFVLALFASAFAPAPYAKQFRNDTDHPPSRQFPLGTDELGRDRLSRLLYGMRISLLLAPAAALISTALAALIGGAGAYIGGTWDRATSMLIDLFLSLPWLFLLLTLRALLPLDIPAVTSVVVTFALLGILGWAASARIVAASVRSIRTSEFLLQARAAGCKPFRLLLRHVLPNVKPILLAQFWISVPLFILTEANLGMLGLGVTEPLPSWGNLLRELENYTALRHSPWLWVPLLSLVMVVSLFQFALEAEERA; encoded by the coding sequence ATGAGCCGCACACGCTGGATCGCCACAAGTGTGCTCATTGCGGTATTCGTGCTCGCTTTATTCGCGAGCGCGTTCGCGCCGGCTCCGTATGCGAAGCAGTTCCGAAACGATACGGACCACCCGCCGTCAAGGCAGTTTCCCCTGGGAACCGACGAACTCGGCCGCGATCGTCTATCGCGTCTTCTCTATGGGATGCGGATTTCGCTTCTGCTCGCTCCCGCTGCAGCGCTGATTTCAACTGCTCTGGCCGCACTGATCGGAGGTGCGGGGGCGTATATCGGAGGCACTTGGGATCGAGCAACGAGCATGTTGATCGATTTATTCCTGAGCCTGCCGTGGCTCTTTCTATTGCTCACGCTTCGCGCACTGCTTCCACTCGACATCCCCGCAGTTACTTCGGTGGTTGTGACTTTTGCGCTGCTCGGCATTCTTGGGTGGGCAGCTTCTGCTCGAATCGTTGCCGCATCTGTGCGCTCAATTCGTACCTCCGAGTTTCTTCTGCAGGCGCGTGCCGCTGGATGCAAGCCTTTTCGCTTACTTTTGCGTCACGTGCTTCCCAACGTGAAGCCGATCTTGTTGGCGCAATTCTGGATTTCCGTACCTCTGTTCATTCTCACCGAAGCCAATTTGGGAATGCTCGGACTGGGGGTGACTGAGCCGCTTCCTTCATGGGGCAATCTGCTGCGCGAACTGGAGAACTACACCGCGCTGCGCCACAGTCCATGGCTTTGGGTTCCGCTGCTTTCTCTCGTGATGGTTGTAAGCCTGTTCCAGTTTGCACTGGAAGCCGAGGAGCGAGCATGA